GGAAATAAACGACTCGAAGTTCTGCCTGTCTGGGAGTTAAAATTTGAGAATGTTGATAACCCTGGAAAAGAACTTTATTCGGAAAATGCAAAGTGGAACAAAAAGTATCGTGAACGAAAAGGTATCTCGTCATCCAAAGCTACATTAGACTCTGAACTTGAGAAAAAAATTGCTCACATCTGTAAAAAAACCTATAAGGCACTTGAACTCAGTGGTTATGCGCGAATTGATCTACGAGTGACAAAAGATAATGAGATTTATGTTCTAGAAGCAAACCCAAATCCAAATATTGCTAAAGCGGATGAGTTTGCTCTTTCTGCACAAGCACGGGGCATGAAATATAAAGAGATGATCTCAAAAATAATTCAGATTGGTTTATGATTTTATTGGGCTATATGCTTTTGGTGAGACGCGCTCTCCATCCCATACGTTGAGCTTTTCAAACTCTGTTTTAAGTTGGCCACAGGCCGCAAGGATATCATCACCTTTTGTTACACGTACTGTGCATGTGTAGCCGCGATCATGGAGTTCATTTTGAAACCAAGCGACTTTTTCATTGCTTGGTCTTTTATATTCACTTCCTGGGTATTCATTAAATGGAATAATATTTATTTTAGATTCTTTTCTAACAAGAAGATCGCAGAGCCCATTAATATCTTCGATTGCATCGTTGAGATTATCAATCAATAGGTATTCATAGGTAATACGACGAGAAGCCTTAACTGGAATTGTTTTAAGGGCCCTAAAAAGTCTTTCAAGGTCATGGGCCTTATTTATCGGCATTAGTTTTGATCTGAGGTCATTTCTAACGGCGTGTAGAGAAATTGCAATATTGATATCTGGAAAGTCATCCCATTTTTCAATTTGGTTTGCAAGACCTGAAGTTGAAAGAGTAACTTTTGTTTTACTCAGTCCAATTCCATCGGGGTGAATAAAAAGTGAGATTGCTCTTTTAACATTTTCAAAGTTATGAAGAGGTTCCCCTTGTCCCATGAAAACGATATTTGTAAGGCGACTTTCTTTATTCACATTATCTATAAGCCATTTTGAAACAGCTAAGAACTGTCCAACGATCTCTGCCGTTGTTAAATTTCTTGTTAGACCTTGAGTTCCTGTATGACAAAAAGTACAACCAATAGCACACCCAACTTGTGAGGAGATGCAAAGAGTTAATCTATCTTTAGCAGGAATGGCGACGGCTTCGACAGTATTTGAGTCAGTAAGTCCGATAAGAAATTTTCTTGTGCCATCACTTGATAAACCATTCCACGCAATTTTTGGAAGCTTAAATTCAAAGTTCTCTTCAAGAAATTCTCGAGTTTGCTTAGAGGTTTTATCCCAGTGTGTGAGGTTTGGTTCTTTCTTTTTAAAGAACCACTTGTTGATTTGAGAAAAGACATGATCCTTGAGACTATTTGTCTCACAGAAATTATTTATTTCACTAGGAATTAAGTCGTATATTGGTCTTTTGCTCATAGCGCAAAATTACTTATTATTCCTTCGACAGTCAAGAAATTAAGTGACCGAAAACTCCCGTTTTTGTGTATAATCTCAATGTAAATAAATATCTAGGAGGGAATATGAAATTACTGATGATTCTTATGTCATTTCTTATGGTTAGTTGTTCAAGCCTAAAAACTAATGAAATTAATTATTCAACAGATTCAACAAAGATGAATGGCTACCTGGCCAAGAGTTCTAAGATTAAGGGAAAGAGACCAGGTGTCATTATTGTACACGAGTGGTGGGGACATAATGATTATGTTCGTCATAGAGCAGATATGCTCGCTGATCTTGGTTATGTTGCTTTTGCTCTTGATATGTATGGTGAGGGGAAACAGGCTAATCACCCAAAGTTGGCGGGGGAATTTGCTACGGCTGTGATGACAAATCAAAAAGAAGCAGCTGCAAGATTTCAAAAGGCCCTTGAAGTATTAAAGAATGATCCAGATGTCGATCAAACAAAAATCGCGGCAATCGGTTACTGCTTTGGTGGTGGGGTCGTTCTTGCTATGGCAACGGGCGGAATGGATCT
The Bacteriovorax sp. Seq25_V genome window above contains:
- the rlmN gene encoding 23S rRNA (adenine(2503)-C(2))-methyltransferase RlmN — translated: MSKRPIYDLIPSEINNFCETNSLKDHVFSQINKWFFKKKEPNLTHWDKTSKQTREFLEENFEFKLPKIAWNGLSSDGTRKFLIGLTDSNTVEAVAIPAKDRLTLCISSQVGCAIGCTFCHTGTQGLTRNLTTAEIVGQFLAVSKWLIDNVNKESRLTNIVFMGQGEPLHNFENVKRAISLFIHPDGIGLSKTKVTLSTSGLANQIEKWDDFPDINIAISLHAVRNDLRSKLMPINKAHDLERLFRALKTIPVKASRRITYEYLLIDNLNDAIEDINGLCDLLVRKESKINIIPFNEYPGSEYKRPSNEKVAWFQNELHDRGYTCTVRVTKGDDILAACGQLKTEFEKLNVWDGERVSPKAYSPIKS
- a CDS encoding dienelactone hydrolase family protein, whose protein sequence is MKLLMILMSFLMVSCSSLKTNEINYSTDSTKMNGYLAKSSKIKGKRPGVIIVHEWWGHNDYVRHRADMLADLGYVAFALDMYGEGKQANHPKLAGEFATAVMTNQKEAAARFQKALEVLKNDPDVDQTKIAAIGYCFGGGVVLAMATGGMDLNGVVSFHGSLGHIKKVSKKAKAKYLVLNGEADPMVTAKDIKNFKKVMKKSKSDYKFVNYPNALHAFSNPAATEIGKKFSLPVAYNAEADKASWEEMKIFFDKIFK